TTCTTAATCTGATATTAAGTCAATTGTTCTTGATGTGAGTGTGATTGTGCTTAGCTTAGCTTCGGTTTTAATCGATTTTAATTGATGTTTAGTTCATGTTCTGTTTTTTATCGTGGCTTGATGTTTGAAACTGTATGAGCTGTTCTATTagaaatttttatggttttattgTTAACTGTTACTTGTCTGTTTGAAAAGGCGATTAGTATGTGAGTATGATTGTGTTTTAAAAGACTACTGATGCGTTTACAAACTTAGTAACACTAGGAGCCAAATCCAAGCTTATGTCTTTGATGGTAAGTGTAAACAACATTGATTTAGAAAGTGATGAATATGTTATTgaaagtgaattttttttttccagtgaTCAGAGCAAGTGTCCCTAAGCTGCTTCTTGATTATGTCTTCGCTGCTTCATCAAGCCACCACCGGTGCTTCTCTGCTTCATCAAGCCACCACCGGAGCTTCTCTGCTTCATCAAGCCTCCACCGGAGCTTCTCTGATGCAACGGATCCAAGTCCATAACCTCCTGAAGCAAAAATAAACTGAGAGGAAATCTGTTGAGAGGCTTGTCCCATCTTCATCAGCTTTTTCTTCGCTGTAAGATTAGTTTGATCTCACTTGACtcctatcattgtttttctGTGCGTTCAATGATTGATGCTTTTGTCTACATACATATCAGGAACATGGCTGAGAAAGTACCGTCATTTAAAACCGGTGGAACTCTTTGGTTTACTGATCTCACCACTGCATATACTACATATATCTTGCCACTTCTCACCGCCATCACTTTCATAATTATGGTGGAGGTAGTAGGAGCTTTTTACAAGTCCTTATCTTCAGacctaatatatattgaaaGCAAGTCTTGTATTGTTTTTCTGTCTCTAGTCGAACTTGCAGGAAGGTATGGAAGGGAATCCAGTAGCTGGAACTATGAAGAAATTCTCAAGAATCATTGCCTTTCTCTCTATTCCAATTCTGATGGGCATTGAAAAGGTAACTATTACTCTCCCTCCCTCTCTTGACTCTTTGATGTTGATAATAAGCAATGATTTTTTGTTGGGCAGGCATTGTTCTGTTACTGGCTCACTTCCAACCTGTTTACTCTTGGGTATGGATTAGGCAAGTCCCCTCCCCTCTCTCTTTCCCATAGAGTCTTGAGACGTGAGATAAAAGAGTTTTGATGTGACATATTGTGTGTGTATATAATGTGTGCAGCACTAAGACGTCCTGATGTGAGGAAGCTCTTGAATCTCCCGGATGCTGTCACCTCTTCTTCTACCGGGCAGCCAAAGCCGCCTTCGCCTATTCCGTTTTCCTTTGAGCAGCCAAAAGACCAAAGTGTTATTGGTCATGAAGATCCTCCTATGGTGAACAAGGAGGCTTCAGGACCACAAGCTTCATGTGTGGAGAATGTTTATGCTTGTTTGtcgtttgagatttttttttccttggcgttttaaagtttaattatattttttctaaatttttattaaaaatattaacaaattatGAAAACCCTTACCACTCACGTATCTTAGGAGTTAGGTCTCAGATCGCGAGTTCTGAATAAATATAGGAGCCGTCTATTTCCAAAAAATGTGCAAGCTCTGATATGCACTAGGAATTGGATCAAGGGATACAAATCTTATGCATATAGCAAATAactcatattatttatttatttttaaattaccaTTATCATTTATCCTAAGTAAAGGAAGTTTCTGATATTTGCAGATGAAGAAATCGATGGTGATGGTGAAAAAGAGAAATTACCATCATTTGAGTCCATCGTTAAtggggaagatgaagatgatcaaagtttgatttggtgttttgctttatattgatttggtgttttgctTTATTACAATATGAGATTTCTTATTTAAGttgattgattttatttttagtacTATGAATTGTTTTATTACAATGCGagattttttgtgttttgcttTATTACATTTGTGTTTTGGTTAAGATAACATGAAAGAGATTTTGCTATTATCAAGTCAGCAACAAGACTAAGCTATATGTAGTTACAGCCTTGTCAACTAatctatatatgcatataacaatGATACATATCAGCTAAAAGACTAATCTCCATAGCTACACGTACACGTATTGTTTCTTCATGGTATTGTGCTTGATAATTAAATTGTTTCTTGATAATCAAATTGTCCTAGACATGTATACGTACACGCATTGtgcttaataattaaaattcttCATGGTATTGTGACCATATACGTacacacaataaaaaaattgtcttAAGTGAATGAAATAGACTTTGCTATGATCAAGTCATTCTTGTTTGGTGTTTGTTCCTGCAGTAACTCATTCTTGTTTATGTTTGTTCGTGCAGGAAAAAAGTAAACAGCGTAATATCCGATATCATGCGGGACGGCCCACGAAGGCCTACAAAGAATGCAGTACGGGATTGGGCAACTATTTTCAGAACCGCATCCCGCGCGGGACAGGTCCGCCGTGTCCCGCCCGAAGACAAACCCACAGCGGTCCGGGACGGGACGGGACGAGAGAACCCAATTGACATCTCTATCCGTAAGCTACAGTGACAGTGAGTGGTGGGATATGTAACGTTGACTCTTGACAACTGACAGACAACGCAAGCTTATTCTACGGTGTATAAAGATCCAAAACTAATCCAACGGTTCATACTCATCGAAGCTAAACTACAGTGTTGTTGACGTTCACCACGTAAACGCCTTTTTTAAACAAGACTTTCGTCAACGATGGTATTGTGGTAAAACTTAATACTCAATATTAAAACAATTTCTGTAAATCTTTGCTTGAACCGATTCTATTGATTCATCATGCTCATATATGGTGTGGTTGGTTCACGTAAACGAATTTTTATGTCTTCTTGCACTATTGACTTAATCAGAAATAGgaagaattatttttttttaaaaaaaaaaaaagaaataggaAGAATACATGTGATGTATATGTTTAGCTTGGGTGCATTTGACTTTAACTAACCTCTGACCACTGAACTTTTGAATGTAGAGCATAATTTCATAACTCCGTGTCTAGATGTTTAGTTTTGGCTTCGACTTATATTGATTCATATTATACAGTTCAAAAATCTAATTGCACTTTTGGCCCCTTTTaggttttcaaatattttgcaTATCTTCTCATGCTTGCCTCACTACCTAAACTAAGTAAACACGCAACTGAGGCTGGGTACAGATCGGATATCCGAATTTTTGGAGGCatttttgatttgcttcgtatgtTATGGATATCAAATTTTTCGATTTGCTTTGTTCCGAAAAATACGAATATCCGGAAAACCGAATATCCGTAAAATATGGAGATATTTgcggatatttacgaatacttacggatatatcattttgttttagttaatacaaataatctaaaaaaatcaagataattttgttctttaaaatattattccatgataaataaaataaaaatagaagaagCAGTGAAACTATATGTTTGTAAACTTTAAAACTAGTTATAAGAAAGATAAACTAAAGAAAAAGTTATCGAtatcataaatttttcttttcttttttttttattttaaaacttttataagtaacaatgtgaatagaatttattaaattatatgttaaaataacaattatataaactcatacatttaaaactctacatttaatcaatatatatatatatatatatatgtatttatatagttGTCGTAACGGAGTGGATATCCagttcttaaaattttagtagttgtgattttttcatttgtaacggatattgatttttagtatttgatttactcccaaactttaatttttttggatctaaTCGAAATAAATAACGgatcgaatcaaatttaacggataaaatgcTCTGCCCCAAATGCAACACCGGTTGGAAAGAATGAGTGAGCTCAGGGGGGGATGCAGAGAAATTTTTTGTTGGGCCATAAGTAAATTTGTTCAATGAATTAAGAGTATATATGCTAAAAACAATAGGGCATATTGAACTTATTTAATGCTTTAAATTAATTTCTGAAAAGTTATTGGGGTCAGATACCCCCCTCTCACAGCCACTGAGTGAGCTAATACTATGTATACCTGGAATGTTCTCCTTTTTATATCAAGAAACAGATAACTTGTGTCATAATTCTTTCATAACAGCTCTTACTGTAAATTTTGTAGGAGCCAAAGAGCAAGAAGACCTATATCATACATATCCTGACTTTTACTATTTGAAGAAATCTGGTGTTTTGGGATAAAGAATGAAGATCTTTGCCTGCTTCATTCGAAAATTTCATGGGTATAACACTCAATCTCATTGCTTGTTCACTCTTTTCCTAAGCGCGTGTATAATTGCCCACGGTGGATTAGGGTTGAAAAGGCCCTGGAGGTTGTTTAGCCAATAGTAAGTTGGAAGAGGTTCGAGAAGCTCATGGTTAGgcttcttgatcatgagaagTTCAGGACCAAGCAATGtaaatagttatatatttgTTGTCTACTAACTCTTGAGTATTGATGaacaacatatttttatatgcaTGTAAACTTGATAGCAGATAAATATATAGCGATTAAGAAAATTGAGTTGATGAAAATTGTGGAACGTAATATACATTCTATTGTGATCCTGAAATTGCAAAAATCAAAGCCATTGAACTATATGTGTATTTTACATAAAATCCAAAATCAATGCCATTGAATTATTTGTCTagagttgagaaagaaaaggattatttgattattttacaTACATCTAAATCGAAGCCACTAGTGGAATAGTATTTGTCAATTTTACATCATCAAATGGCTTTACCAAATCCATTGAACtatatgtgtattttttttttaaatctaaaccaGTGCCATTGaactatttttctattttacatACCTCTAAAACCGAAGACAATGaactatttgtttattttacatCATCAAATGGCTTTACCAAATTAGTTTTCTTTGTGACAGCTCAGATTCTATAGTCTAACGCATAACCCATTGaacaaatgtttcaaatctgCAAACTAGTTTTTGTTTGTTCGTTTGTAGTTTTACTAGGCGATCTATAACAGTATAAAATCTATCGAAGTATGCGAGGAATGTTTTTGCTTGGTAGGTACAAACATTTGAAAAGAAACCTTGGAAAGTGAACCGAAGGCCCAAACCTCAACGTATAGGGAGATGGAGAGACTACGAGTCGCGTGGTTCGAGGGAGCGCGAGGATCAATCACATCTACGAGACGGATAGATATTGCCATACAGAGAAAAAAACTCAAAGCAAGAGAACATGATGGACCGGTCACGATGCTTCGGCTGTCGTCCAACGACCAAAGCACCCAATTTACCTACTTTTCCTATTTTCAATctcttttatcttctttttgttgTTAAATAATTAGACTAAATCATTACTATATGATCAACGATCCTATTATAATCATTATTTAAAACCTCGAAATGCGGTCTACATAATACCTTCGTCTCCTAAATTCACTCCATAGTATTATATTCGGATCAGTCTACACATAAATTAATTGTGTACGCTTAACGAGATATAATTCGTTTCTTTTAGTTGAATCAATCTTAGACAAATACAAATCGTGGTCAATTATTTTAAGGGACAAGGGTTAACTTTACAATTTTACTCAGGGACTTCATCCATTTCGGTTACATCATTGTCTTTGAATGGTTTTCTGatggataacaaaatattttttccttGTTATCATGGATTCATAACAACAATTTTCATAAGCATCCAAAATGAGACTAAGTTTATTAAATTGTTAACTTGATATTCTACTCTACAGAAATCTTTTGTCAAGAAAATACTTCTATTTATAATATGGAAATtaaatatcaataaaacaatCGCGAGTCAGACAATGCTGATTTTGATCTGTAAATCTCGGTCGAAACGTGTggattacaagaaaaaaaaatgaaaagcttATGTACTTAGAAAATAtacttatatacatatatgtgaaACTATTAAACCATAACTAAACCAAGAAACCAAAAAGAATCACGTCAGTCCCACCCCGTTTGGAACACAAAccctaataattacatatataacaATTCTTTTCTTATATCCCCATACAAAATATTGTATACACATATGCACATGTAtgtacataaatttatataaaggcTCGCCCACTCTAAATTTTAACCATCTCTTCATTCTAATACTCAACCTTCTCCTCTCTTCCttcattttctttcattttatcCTTGATTTGATTCCTCTACTAGATCTAGTTCCTATATCTCCcacaaacaaaaagagaagataaaagaaaagaatagaTATAACTATACTTTAAGAATTTTGAAGAATAAAAAAAGGAGAGTACAACCATGGGTTTCTTCTCCATCCAAGCTTATCCTGATTCATCCAACTGGCAACAAGTAAGTTCTTAATATTCCATATATACAACCTTCTTAAACAGGAGATACAATATTATTATTGCTTATGAATAACATGTTGTAATTAATTTGCGAATCGAACTATAACAAGAAAATTCTTAATTCAAAGCAAGCAAAATAAACCACACACAAAAATCTTCTTGCTTAATTAGGAATCAGTATGGTTAACCTTTTTCgagtcaaaataaaaagagtagTAATCTTAAATATTCTTCTTGCTTAGCATGTTCTTGAATATGCTTGTTCACTTTCAATAATTCCTCTTTacttttttgttatattattgtAGGCTCCTCCGAACAATCATAACCAGGGTGGCGCAGGAGCCTCAGACACAGGGGGTCATGGTATTTGTCCTCAGCCACAGTCCAATGGTAGCGGAGGCAGCGGCTCGATCCGACCAGGATCAATGGTGGACAGAGCAAGACAAGCAAACGTAGCAATGCCAGAAGCGGCACTGAAATGTCCAAGATGCGAATCCACCAACACCAAGTTCTGTTACTTCAACAACTACAGCCTCACTCAGCCACGCCACTTCTGCAAAAGCTGTCGGAGATACTGGACGCGTGGCGGTTCCCTCCGCAACGTTCCCGTCGGTGGTGGCTACCGGAGAAACAGGCATACTAAAAGCAgtagcaacaacaacaacagcaccGCCACTAGCAACAACACAAGTTTCTCCTCGGCAGCCTCGGGGAATGCATCCACAATCAACGCCATTCTCTCCCCGAACTACGGAGGAAACCATGAGAGCATCTTGAGCCAGATTTTATATCCAGGGAGGGTAATGAATCCTAATTATAATCACCATCTAGGAGATCTCTTAGATAATACAAAAACAGATAACAACATGAGTTTATTGAACTATGGAGGACTGAGTCAAGATTTGAGGTCAGTCCACATGGGAACTTCAGGTGGCTCGCTTATGAGCTGTGTTGATCCATCTTCAAATGGGTTTTACCCTTTTGAATCGCCGAGGACAACTTCTACGTCGATCTCATCTGCTTTAGCGTCGCAGTTTTCTTCCGTTAAAGTTGAAGATAATCCTTACAAATGGGTTAATGTCAATGGTAATTGCTCTTCCTGGATTGATCTTTCTACTTTTGGCTCATCTAGTTAAGTTCagccaaaaaagaaagaactagAGGGTACTTATTGATGAAAAACCCTAGTTACTAATTATTAGGTTAATTTTGTCTTGTTTTACGTTTTTTCTTTAGTTTAGGTTGTCTAAGATTTTCCTTGTTCTCCATCTATGGTTCTAGGTACGTAGCTTAAGTTATTGGGTGTGTCTGAGTATGTTCCTTTGTTCTTTTTGCCAAGTTGTTCCTTTGTTATCTTTCGAGTTTGATTACTACTTACTACCATCAAGTCTCAATGTCTTAGATGGACCTA
The window above is part of the Brassica napus cultivar Da-Ae chromosome C3, Da-Ae, whole genome shotgun sequence genome. Proteins encoded here:
- the LOC106427734 gene encoding mitochondrial inner membrane protein OXA1-like; translation: MAEKVPSFKTGGTLWFTDLTTAYTTYILPLLTAITFIIMVESNLQEGMEGNPVAGTMKKFSRIIAFLSIPILMGIEKALFCYWLTSNLFTLGYGLALRRPDVRKLLNLPDAVTSSSTGQPKPPSPIPFSFEQPKDQSVIGHEDPPMVNKEASGPQASCVENVYACLSFEIFFSLAF
- the LOC106427741 gene encoding dof zinc finger protein DOF2.4, which translates into the protein MGFFSIQAYPDSSNWQQAPPNNHNQGGAGASDTGGHGICPQPQSNGSGGSGSIRPGSMVDRARQANVAMPEAALKCPRCESTNTKFCYFNNYSLTQPRHFCKSCRRYWTRGGSLRNVPVGGGYRRNRHTKSSSNNNNSTATSNNTSFSSAASGNASTINAILSPNYGGNHESILSQILYPGRVMNPNYNHHLGDLLDNTKTDNNMSLLNYGGLSQDLRSVHMGTSGGSLMSCVDPSSNGFYPFESPRTTSTSISSALASQFSSVKVEDNPYKWVNVNGNCSSWIDLSTFGSSS